A stretch of Lysinibacillus agricola DNA encodes these proteins:
- a CDS encoding acyltransferase family protein, translating to MSIIILAKRYQAELLPKFLRRRFQFVYIPFVAASILYAVNAALHYDESFWNALYRHIVLGDFSGWFVMTIFQLYILFFIIKKCQLSSVWLTPILLTLAILYMILVKLNVDFFIENDNLVRLLFIGWLPYFTIAYLIGTHYKWVALNIVKYKFATLVFVILSTCILAINYNLGATEIISRRLDMILLIISITLCILACGQITPKLKIINLVSQYSFGIFLIHWLIQEYLVPYTAQIPTTLINTMPKNPI from the coding sequence TTGTCTATCATTATTTTAGCTAAACGCTATCAAGCTGAGCTGCTCCCAAAATTTTTACGCCGGCGGTTTCAATTCGTTTATATTCCATTTGTGGCGGCTAGTATTTTATACGCAGTAAACGCAGCGCTTCATTATGATGAAAGTTTTTGGAATGCGCTTTATCGTCATATTGTTTTAGGAGATTTTTCAGGATGGTTTGTCATGACAATCTTTCAGTTATACATTCTGTTCTTTATTATTAAAAAATGTCAGCTATCAAGCGTCTGGCTAACTCCTATTTTACTTACACTCGCTATTTTATATATGATTCTTGTAAAGCTGAATGTTGATTTCTTTATAGAAAATGATAATCTTGTTCGTTTACTATTTATTGGTTGGCTTCCTTATTTTACAATTGCTTATTTAATCGGTACACATTATAAATGGGTTGCCTTAAATATTGTTAAATACAAATTCGCAACGCTAGTTTTCGTTATTCTTTCAACATGCATATTGGCTATAAACTATAATTTGGGAGCTACTGAAATCATATCAAGACGATTAGATATGATTTTGCTTATCATTTCGATAACTTTGTGCATTTTAGCATGTGGACAAATTACGCCGAAACTAAAAATCATTAATTTAGTAAGTCAATATTCATTTGGTATATTCTTGATTCATTGGCTTATCCAAGAATATTTAGTTCCATATACAGCACAAATACCTACAACCTTAATAAATACAATGCCTAAAAATCCTATATAA
- a CDS encoding phage holin yields MRINWKIRLQHKPFLLAIFSLILLLAQQVAAIFGYDLTSAMSEQLTSVLNTVLSILVLMGIVVDPTTRGTSDSQRALMYRRPR; encoded by the coding sequence ATGAGAATTAACTGGAAGATCCGTCTTCAGCATAAACCGTTTTTACTGGCGATATTTTCATTGATTTTATTACTCGCACAGCAAGTAGCAGCTATTTTTGGCTATGATTTAACGAGTGCAATGAGTGAGCAGCTAACGTCCGTCTTAAATACCGTATTATCAATTCTCGTTTTAATGGGGATTGTCGTAGATCCAACTACACGGGGAACCAGTGATAGTCAACGTGCCTTAATGTATCGAAGACCTAGATAA
- a CDS encoding DUF2339 domain-containing protein — protein MSLEMEQRVAKLEQEMMDLRQELEDLKRQQSVEKISTLSARKAMIEQSTPKPAQNLKPNSNPNPNPKPKTMTAPEKKMQPQRTLEERIMWALPKLFMVILVMGVLWGLKLVSDYGFLSNEVKIILAYALSLALAAIAYVLEHKKIGSPAITISLYGGAFIVGILTTAASAILYEIIGLTMALVIAVVYIGYGIAISFLKKNEVLTVFVAFTSLLLPYLLEYMDFSPVIILIYVIVLFTMLQLVIHHHKQKLALYIATFFSVLAVSIVAFMNDDNQAVFAIGLLVVLSIFYTSWCRLYNAESKWKHIHVGLQFSLGTFSLLLMNFIIRFIEYNEALLLILVILFAVLAGYGYKQKWQEAFDSAVTLAFITLCNTLLVMNLPEKVDHLLIPFIIFAGVMMGLRLRASMMKVVGSFLFAIALALSFIIHEPTPLFSIDHVSLIMPGIYLLIIYVYARRPKETLTSFEKFMKEMYVVDIVAVITAGYFLAYIGKLDGTYFASVGNIPHLTCLILALLFVGSLLVPTKYKGRALTPVLSGFFVLFTVMLEIIPYNMQGVEWLNIVTRIVYIAVIVAIMIDVLMKGRIYQIYQEQAEKLLDQIVSAGIVLTMISVWGLIYQLSYNSLLDWKLSIAFSTITLFLTASISLWLSTVRNLQTLRLTGFVILVIAFIKLIFFDLSALDLLIRAILFISIGGIGLLLSGRLLKK, from the coding sequence ATGTCGCTTGAAATGGAACAGAGGGTTGCCAAGCTCGAACAGGAAATGATGGATTTACGGCAGGAATTAGAGGACTTAAAGCGTCAACAATCTGTTGAAAAAATAAGTACACTAAGTGCCAGAAAAGCCATGATTGAGCAATCTACGCCAAAACCAGCGCAAAACCTAAAGCCAAATTCGAATCCAAATCCGAATCCAAAGCCAAAAACAATGACAGCTCCAGAAAAAAAGATGCAGCCACAGCGAACATTGGAGGAGCGTATTATGTGGGCACTTCCAAAATTATTTATGGTTATTTTAGTGATGGGGGTGCTTTGGGGCCTTAAACTCGTGAGTGATTATGGCTTTTTATCGAACGAGGTTAAAATCATCCTCGCTTATGCATTATCTCTTGCCTTAGCCGCAATAGCTTATGTGTTGGAGCATAAAAAAATAGGATCACCAGCCATAACAATTTCCTTATACGGCGGGGCATTTATTGTTGGGATATTAACAACAGCCGCTAGTGCAATATTGTATGAAATTATAGGTTTAACGATGGCACTTGTTATTGCCGTTGTTTATATCGGCTACGGTATTGCTATTAGCTTTTTAAAGAAAAATGAGGTATTAACAGTGTTTGTAGCATTCACCTCACTATTACTACCTTATTTACTAGAATATATGGATTTTAGTCCTGTTATTATTTTAATCTATGTGATTGTGCTATTTACGATGCTGCAATTGGTCATTCATCACCACAAGCAGAAATTGGCACTCTATATAGCAACCTTTTTCTCTGTGCTAGCTGTCAGCATTGTAGCGTTTATGAACGATGACAATCAAGCAGTTTTTGCAATAGGTTTGCTTGTTGTCCTATCTATTTTTTACACGAGTTGGTGCCGTTTATATAATGCAGAGTCTAAATGGAAACATATTCATGTTGGACTCCAATTTAGCCTTGGAACCTTTAGTTTATTGCTCATGAACTTTATCATTAGATTTATTGAATATAACGAAGCACTATTACTCATATTAGTCATCTTATTTGCGGTTTTAGCGGGTTATGGCTATAAGCAAAAATGGCAGGAGGCATTTGATAGTGCCGTAACACTCGCATTTATTACACTATGTAATACGCTACTAGTTATGAATTTACCAGAGAAAGTGGATCATTTATTAATCCCATTCATCATCTTTGCAGGCGTTATGATGGGTTTACGTTTGCGAGCAAGTATGATGAAGGTTGTCGGCTCATTTTTATTTGCGATTGCACTCGCTTTAAGCTTTATTATTCATGAGCCGACACCATTGTTCAGCATAGATCATGTTAGCTTGATAATGCCGGGAATATATCTCCTAATTATTTATGTATATGCGAGACGTCCAAAAGAGACACTGACATCCTTCGAAAAGTTTATGAAGGAAATGTATGTGGTTGATATTGTAGCGGTTATTACGGCTGGTTATTTCTTAGCCTATATCGGAAAGCTGGATGGAACGTACTTTGCAAGTGTTGGTAATATCCCGCATCTAACGTGTTTGATCCTCGCTTTACTATTCGTGGGATCACTTTTAGTACCAACAAAATACAAGGGTCGTGCATTAACGCCAGTCCTTAGTGGATTTTTCGTTCTCTTCACCGTAATGCTTGAAATTATTCCGTACAATATGCAGGGTGTCGAGTGGCTAAATATAGTAACAAGAATCGTGTATATTGCTGTGATCGTAGCAATTATGATTGATGTACTGATGAAGGGTCGCATTTATCAAATCTATCAAGAGCAAGCAGAGAAACTTCTAGACCAAATTGTAAGTGCAGGTATTGTGCTTACGATGATATCGGTTTGGGGTCTCATATACCAACTTTCCTATAATAGTTTGCTTGATTGGAAACTAAGCATTGCCTTTTCAACGATCACATTATTCCTGACAGCGAGTATTTCGCTATGGCTTAGCACTGTGCGTAACTTACAAACATTACGCCTAACAGGTTTTGTCATCTTAGTGATTGCGTTTATTAAGCTTATATTCTTTGATTTATCCGCTTTAGACTTATTAATACGAGCAATCCTGTTTATTTCGATAGGTGGGATTGGGTTGCTGTTGTCGGGTAGGTTGTTGAAAAAATAA
- a CDS encoding PilW family protein, translating into MKIHKESGLTLVEVLAVIVISSLIALIIYSVLSQSSTNYHKQAETNKNINDAAYALKVITKEIRKNPNTVSSNYRTELTINRGFEGEIQFVLDKEKQSINRNGVIFSTGVQDFEINFTGQAITIIITNVQGKKFSAELYLRKAGTK; encoded by the coding sequence ATGAAGATACATAAGGAATCTGGCTTAACACTTGTCGAAGTTTTAGCCGTTATCGTCATTTCAAGCCTGATTGCCCTAATAATTTATTCTGTCCTTTCCCAAAGCTCAACTAATTATCACAAACAAGCTGAGACAAACAAAAATATTAATGATGCCGCCTATGCTTTAAAGGTGATTACAAAAGAAATACGTAAAAATCCAAATACTGTTTCTTCAAACTACCGTACAGAATTAACTATTAACAGAGGATTTGAAGGAGAAATACAATTTGTTTTAGATAAAGAGAAACAAAGCATAAATAGAAATGGTGTTATTTTCTCTACAGGTGTTCAGGATTTTGAAATTAATTTTACTGGGCAAGCCATTACAATAATAATTACAAATGTACAAGGTAAAAAATTTTCTGCTGAATTATATTTAAGAAAGGCGGGAACAAAGTGA
- a CDS encoding type IV pilus modification PilV family protein, with the protein MFIKKKQQGFTLVEVLASLVIITIILLSFFSFFISTAKTTKTSSTIFDATYYAQKEMEELYNITQSTLIKKNDTNIKKEKDIILAVSRIGFKQDVDSFTKEGEVFNYRLKIKYEDLDRNLTRFTIYACEKGKACENAAIKAQMESIYEWRLDNEDT; encoded by the coding sequence ATGTTTATAAAAAAAAAGCAACAAGGATTTACACTTGTTGAAGTTCTTGCTTCGCTCGTAATCATCACGATTATTCTACTGAGCTTTTTCTCATTTTTTATTAGTACCGCGAAAACAACGAAGACATCCAGCACCATCTTTGATGCTACTTACTATGCTCAGAAGGAAATGGAAGAGCTTTATAACATTACTCAAAGTACATTAATCAAAAAAAATGATACTAATATAAAAAAAGAAAAAGATATTATTCTAGCCGTTTCAAGGATTGGTTTTAAACAAGATGTGGATTCCTTTACGAAAGAAGGCGAAGTATTTAACTATAGACTTAAGATTAAATATGAGGATTTAGATAGAAATTTAACTCGCTTTACTATATATGCATGTGAAAAAGGTAAAGCATGCGAAAACGCTGCTATAAAAGCTCAAATGGAGAGCATCTATGAATGGAGGCTAGATAATGAAGATACATAA
- a CDS encoding G5 domain-containing protein: MNRYIKKIVGTIVLLFTLIGVSLSLMLENSTVFANGHSSLSTIGDIEIGNLKENELEMKLQEAIDAWAETPITVNAGEVSITFPSNNLSFDISSVITQYKSLTEKPWYAFWQKDKAVHIPIPVTANETVVQQVESVGAWDTEKTLLQITTQASNLKDHEMEAVVKKDFTQAEERIAFQVAEVPGAVQDISKITSLLNDVLIVPNQPMSFLALLGEQSNLVNEASLNFIASILYSVLLQTDYEILERHSQQIIPSYLQQGIGADVNPFLEKDLQFINKSNQPGKLKTTLEGNKLKIEIFAATKDKEIKVRVSKDKIVKPRVIYRYSDELKAGQERIEQEGQEGVRIEVYRSIVENGATKEQLVSKEYYAPQNRIVTRSSREPVLVTASTQNEGTTDPDLEMDLDGDGLPDTAPSTTVDSTQEDGPEIVYGYYDKGGNFVQTSP; this comes from the coding sequence ATGAACAGATACATAAAAAAAATAGTAGGAACAATTGTTTTATTATTTACATTAATTGGTGTAAGCCTATCTCTTATGCTAGAAAACAGTACTGTATTTGCAAATGGACATAGTAGTTTGTCGACAATCGGCGATATTGAAATAGGTAATCTAAAAGAAAATGAGTTAGAAATGAAGCTTCAAGAAGCCATTGATGCGTGGGCTGAAACACCTATTACTGTAAATGCAGGAGAGGTAAGTATTACTTTTCCATCTAATAATTTGTCATTTGATATATCTTCAGTAATTACTCAGTACAAGTCATTGACAGAAAAGCCTTGGTATGCATTTTGGCAAAAGGACAAAGCTGTACATATTCCGATTCCAGTAACAGCTAACGAAACAGTAGTTCAACAAGTTGAGTCAGTTGGAGCCTGGGATACAGAAAAAACACTTCTTCAAATAACAACACAGGCAAGCAATTTAAAAGATCATGAAATGGAAGCGGTCGTCAAGAAGGATTTCACGCAAGCAGAGGAAAGAATTGCTTTTCAAGTTGCTGAGGTACCTGGAGCGGTACAAGACATATCCAAAATTACGTCATTATTAAATGATGTGTTAATCGTTCCAAATCAACCTATGTCATTTCTTGCTTTACTAGGTGAACAATCGAATTTGGTAAATGAAGCAAGCCTAAATTTTATTGCATCCATACTTTATAGTGTATTACTTCAAACCGACTATGAAATTCTAGAGCGTCATTCTCAACAAATCATACCTTCATACTTACAACAAGGTATTGGAGCAGATGTAAATCCCTTTTTAGAAAAAGACCTCCAGTTTATTAATAAATCAAATCAACCTGGGAAACTGAAAACAACGCTTGAGGGAAATAAATTAAAAATAGAAATCTTTGCAGCAACAAAGGACAAGGAAATAAAAGTTCGTGTAAGCAAAGATAAAATTGTTAAACCACGTGTTATTTATCGCTATTCGGATGAGTTAAAGGCCGGTCAAGAACGTATAGAGCAAGAAGGTCAAGAAGGTGTTCGTATTGAGGTTTACCGTTCAATTGTTGAGAATGGTGCAACGAAAGAACAATTAGTAAGCAAAGAGTACTATGCACCACAAAATCGGATAGTGACTCGTTCATCAAGAGAACCTGTCTTAGTGACTGCTTCAACACAAAATGAAGGGACAACCGATCCGGATTTAGAAATGGATTTAGATGGCGATGGCTTACCAGATACTGCACCATCAACTACAGTCGATTCTACACAAGAAGATGGACCTGAAATTGTCTATGGTTACTATGACAAGGGTGGCAATTTTGTACAAACAAGTCCGTAG
- a CDS encoding GspE/PulE family protein, with translation MVAKAGRKRLGDLLVESGVITDEQLDYALLTKMKDEKLGDFLIKENFLTEQQLIEVLEFQLGIPHISLNQFSISPELLQLIPAELAKRTNIMPIRKEKNKLFIAMEDPMDYFAIEEVRMTTGCQIETSIAAKDDLYRTITKYYDLQESMDAALLDIGTTGTDTQEEIENEDSPIVRLVNQIIANGVAQRASDIHFDPQETELRVRYRVDGVLRTERSLPKHMQNVVLARIKIMGNLNITENRIPQDGRIKTNVNFRPVDIRLSTLPTVYGEKVVMRILDLTTAANDIDKLGFSECNEALFRKMIAHPNGIMLITGPTGSGKSSTLYAALTHLNEEGVNIITVEDPVEYQLDGINQIQVKEEVGLTFAVGLRSILRQDPDIVMIGEIRDLETAQIAIRASLTGHLVLSTLHTNNAVESISRLHDMGIEPFLLSSSLIGIMAQRLVRGVCRDCAEPYVFTTRELEILEENGIEGVTHGRKGRGCPACNHTGYRGRMAIHEILPVDRQVKDMILSRMGDMVLQDYMKQKGYHTLLVDGLLKVVAGQTTTSEILRVASAD, from the coding sequence ATGGTAGCGAAGGCAGGGCGTAAACGTTTAGGAGATTTACTTGTTGAATCCGGCGTAATTACAGATGAGCAATTGGATTACGCATTATTGACAAAAATGAAAGATGAGAAGTTAGGAGATTTTCTTATTAAGGAGAATTTTTTAACAGAGCAACAACTTATTGAAGTACTAGAATTTCAGCTTGGTATTCCACATATTAGCTTAAATCAATTTTCTATAAGTCCTGAATTATTGCAACTAATTCCAGCAGAGCTTGCGAAGCGGACAAATATTATGCCAATTCGTAAAGAGAAAAATAAATTATTTATCGCAATGGAAGACCCAATGGATTATTTTGCAATAGAAGAAGTACGAATGACAACCGGCTGTCAAATAGAGACGAGTATCGCGGCCAAAGATGATTTATATCGCACAATTACAAAATATTATGATTTACAGGAATCCATGGATGCAGCGTTATTAGATATAGGAACGACTGGGACTGACACTCAGGAAGAAATAGAAAATGAGGATTCCCCCATTGTTCGATTAGTAAATCAGATCATAGCGAATGGCGTAGCACAGCGAGCAAGCGATATCCATTTTGATCCACAAGAAACGGAACTACGTGTTCGCTATCGAGTAGATGGTGTTCTTCGTACCGAACGATCATTGCCAAAGCATATGCAAAATGTTGTGCTTGCTCGTATTAAAATTATGGGTAACTTAAACATTACTGAAAACCGTATTCCACAGGACGGTCGTATTAAGACCAATGTTAATTTCAGACCTGTAGATATTCGATTATCCACATTGCCAACCGTTTATGGGGAGAAGGTCGTTATGCGGATTTTAGATTTAACAACTGCGGCAAATGATATTGATAAATTAGGCTTTAGTGAATGCAATGAAGCTCTTTTCCGCAAAATGATAGCACATCCAAATGGCATTATGCTGATAACTGGACCAACGGGCTCAGGGAAATCCTCAACTTTATACGCTGCTCTTACTCATTTAAATGAGGAGGGAGTAAATATTATTACGGTAGAGGACCCAGTGGAGTATCAATTAGATGGCATCAATCAAATCCAAGTAAAGGAAGAGGTTGGTTTAACATTTGCGGTCGGCTTACGTTCGATTTTACGACAGGACCCTGACATTGTGATGATTGGGGAAATTCGTGATCTTGAAACTGCACAAATTGCAATTCGTGCTTCACTCACAGGACATTTAGTGTTAAGTACCTTACATACAAACAATGCAGTAGAATCCATTTCACGCTTACATGATATGGGGATTGAACCATTTCTTTTATCCTCTTCACTTATAGGAATTATGGCGCAAAGATTAGTACGTGGAGTCTGTCGAGATTGTGCAGAGCCTTATGTATTTACTACACGTGAACTTGAAATACTAGAGGAGAATGGCATAGAGGGTGTGACTCATGGTAGGAAGGGGCGTGGATGTCCCGCTTGTAATCATACTGGCTACCGTGGACGTATGGCTATTCATGAAATTTTACCAGTCGATCGACAAGTAAAGGACATGATTTTAAGTCGCATGGGGGATATGGTTTTACAAGATTATATGAAGCAAAAGGGTTATCACACATTATTAGTAGATGGACTTTTAAAGGTCGTAGCAGGCCAAACGACCACATCAGAAATTTTACGCGTGGCAAGCGCAGACTAG
- a CDS encoding type IV pilus twitching motility protein PilT produces MTAYSIVELLTRAFEEKASDLHLTKGIPPVYRIHGKLEQYGSIPLETEDLKDMVKDILPDHKKQEFEEKGETDFNFSLPGKCRFRVNAYHQRNEVTVAARLIEAIIPSIESLNMPEVLYKLAEKPQGLILVTGPTGSGKSTTLAAMIDHINETRSKHIITLEDPIEYLHAHKKSMINQREVGVDTMSFANGLRASLRQDPDIILVGEMRDYETISTAITAAETGHLVMATLHTSSAPTTIDRIIDVFPPHQQSQIRVQLANVLQGIISQRLFVRKDVKGRIAATEILVQAPSISNLIRNEKIHQIPSVMQTSKALGMHTLESSMQHLIATGKISLEDARPYMNAGDYS; encoded by the coding sequence ATGACAGCATACTCAATTGTAGAATTGTTAACACGAGCATTTGAAGAAAAAGCATCAGATTTGCATTTAACAAAAGGCATTCCACCTGTTTATCGTATTCATGGAAAGCTTGAACAATATGGATCGATACCATTAGAGACAGAAGACCTGAAAGACATGGTAAAAGATATTCTTCCAGATCATAAAAAGCAAGAATTTGAAGAAAAAGGTGAGACTGATTTTAACTTTTCATTGCCTGGGAAATGTCGATTTCGTGTGAATGCATATCATCAACGCAATGAAGTAACGGTTGCGGCTCGCTTAATTGAAGCAATAATTCCTTCGATAGAATCACTCAATATGCCAGAGGTTCTGTATAAGCTTGCAGAAAAACCACAAGGATTGATTTTAGTAACAGGTCCTACCGGTTCCGGTAAATCGACAACATTAGCAGCAATGATTGATCATATAAATGAGACACGTTCGAAGCATATTATTACGTTGGAGGATCCAATTGAATATTTACATGCGCATAAAAAATCAATGATTAATCAACGCGAAGTTGGTGTAGATACAATGAGTTTTGCGAATGGTCTGCGTGCTTCATTGCGTCAAGATCCCGATATAATTTTGGTCGGTGAGATGCGAGATTATGAAACGATTTCAACAGCCATAACAGCTGCTGAAACGGGACATTTAGTGATGGCAACACTACATACAAGCAGTGCACCAACAACAATTGACCGCATTATTGATGTGTTTCCACCACATCAGCAAAGTCAAATTCGTGTGCAACTTGCGAATGTGCTACAAGGTATTATTTCACAGCGATTATTTGTACGTAAAGATGTAAAAGGGCGTATCGCTGCAACAGAAATTTTAGTACAAGCACCTTCCATTTCAAACTTGATCCGTAACGAAAAAATTCATCAAATCCCAAGCGTTATGCAGACAAGCAAGGCATTGGGCATGCACACACTAGAATCATCAATGCAGCATTTAATCGCAACAGGGAAAATTTCTCTAGAGGATGCAAGACCCTATATGAACGCTGGTGATTATAGTTGA
- a CDS encoding type II secretion system F family protein: MTVFRYSGRTKTGTPKKGIIDAPNKKVAMEKLRAQGINARELQESNSILHKDISLGTKVKHQDFVIYCRQYATLIRAGVSVVEATHILGEQTKSKPLKRALKQVEEDIRNGTSFSDAASKHPKVFPVLFVNMMRAGEVTGSIDDTLDRLAGTLEKQYKIKKKIQSTMIYPAILSFLTVVVGMFLMVFIVPTIMEAFKDMDLEMPFITVIVVGISDWLIEFWYFVILALIVIVVGFHFFYKNNKEFHFTVNVFLLRMPIFGQLLQKDVIARMTRTLSTLFSSSVPILQALTIAEKVAGNPVIGKIVLEARDNLEKGGTLSEPLEKSWLFPPLVTQMTSIGEKTGSLDYMLEKIADFYEEEVDRAVDTLKSLVEPLMILVLAFVVGIIVAAIFLPMFQLYENM, translated from the coding sequence TTGACGGTATTTCGTTATAGTGGACGTACAAAAACAGGTACTCCTAAAAAGGGCATAATTGATGCGCCAAATAAAAAGGTAGCCATGGAAAAACTCCGTGCACAGGGCATTAATGCACGAGAACTTCAAGAATCAAATAGTATTTTACATAAAGATATATCTCTTGGAACAAAGGTTAAGCACCAAGATTTTGTTATTTACTGTCGACAATATGCAACTTTAATTCGTGCAGGCGTATCAGTTGTAGAGGCTACACATATTTTGGGTGAACAAACAAAAAGTAAGCCATTAAAACGGGCATTGAAGCAGGTGGAAGAAGATATACGTAACGGTACATCATTTTCAGATGCAGCAAGTAAACATCCAAAAGTGTTTCCTGTACTATTTGTGAACATGATGCGTGCAGGTGAGGTGACAGGAAGTATTGATGATACATTAGATCGCTTAGCTGGCACACTTGAAAAACAGTACAAAATTAAGAAGAAAATACAATCTACTATGATTTATCCAGCAATATTATCATTTTTAACGGTAGTTGTTGGCATGTTTTTAATGGTTTTTATTGTACCAACAATTATGGAAGCTTTTAAGGATATGGATTTGGAAATGCCATTCATTACAGTTATCGTCGTAGGGATTAGTGATTGGCTTATCGAATTCTGGTACTTTGTTATTTTAGCACTTATTGTGATAGTAGTTGGATTTCACTTTTTCTATAAAAATAATAAAGAGTTTCATTTTACAGTCAATGTATTTCTATTACGAATGCCTATATTTGGACAGCTGTTGCAAAAAGATGTGATAGCCCGAATGACTCGAACATTATCGACTCTTTTTAGTAGCTCGGTGCCAATTCTACAGGCGCTGACCATCGCTGAAAAAGTTGCTGGTAATCCTGTAATTGGGAAAATTGTTTTAGAGGCTCGTGATAATTTGGAAAAGGGTGGGACATTATCGGAGCCACTCGAAAAAAGCTGGCTCTTTCCACCACTTGTTACTCAAATGACTTCCATTGGTGAGAAAACAGGTTCACTAGATTATATGCTAGAGAAAATTGCTGATTTTTATGAGGAAGAAGTAGATCGTGCTGTCGATACACTGAAATCTTTAGTCGAGCCCCTTATGATACTCGTGCTCGCTTTTGTTGTCGGTATTATCGTGGCGGCTATTTTCCTACCTATGTTCCAATTATATGAAAATATGTAA
- a CDS encoding prepilin-type N-terminal cleavage/methylation domain-containing protein, translated as MFKKLVNKKRLNNEKGLTLIELLAVIVILAIIAAIAIPAIGNIINKSKDRAILAEASNILAGAKIAYADGVCDGDTKACDESSLKDFVEGVDLPTGTKVTYDKTKKEWSIKYPRFEDIKLPDYEMTDKTTTENELNKKLTKAGVKTEASTGGSGS; from the coding sequence ATGTTTAAAAAATTAGTAAACAAAAAACGACTTAACAATGAGAAAGGTTTAACATTAATCGAGCTATTAGCGGTAATTGTAATTCTTGCAATTATTGCGGCGATTGCTATCCCAGCGATTGGTAATATCATTAATAAATCGAAAGACCGTGCAATTTTAGCGGAAGCTTCGAATATCCTTGCAGGAGCAAAAATTGCTTATGCTGACGGAGTTTGTGATGGTGATACAAAAGCATGTGATGAATCATCATTAAAAGATTTTGTAGAAGGTGTTGATTTGCCAACAGGTACTAAAGTGACTTATGACAAAACAAAAAAAGAATGGTCAATCAAATATCCAAGATTTGAAGATATTAAATTGCCAGATTACGAAATGACAGATAAGACAACAACTGAAAATGAACTAAATAAAAAATTAACAAAAGCAGGAGTTAAAACAGAAGCAAGTACAGGAGGAAGTGGAAGTTAA